The Brachyspira aalborgi genome has a segment encoding these proteins:
- a CDS encoding PD-(D/E)XK nuclease family protein produces MSKLILFPNSKSRDYYLYSRYNYYSLDITNYKTLFEFYRTTIDKFFKNFSIKNNVSRLEESTAIINIYEALIEFTNKNKDSIISKQNKNYELAANIYNFIEEITFAKIIIGKDNEDLDLNNNLEDIKKIVSIYKSNNKAKNLFDDNDIFELFINSINKKEIYDFKEYEEIEIYNFESVPLRYSIFLEAINKNYNINIKAFMPYNIDKIFSNYKDFYQGINNFEYSNISDFSKTLINKNNKEDLNKYKEQIKLIAGFGINQEIDTVIDEVIKLKNSNIPLSDIALIFSDTQKYREAVARRLKECNIKFNQRRGNFIWRMPLIPVLTSIFFIIERGKEIDIDALIKLLSSPYLTNIDGINPYNIRELLYSKDFRIFKKMPLSDFLYNIENNKEHKEISNSIIKLIELLKKLMSSDTYSKIGSAYIEILKFLKIDLIFEENIEEEKYYNSVYIKKDEIFYRDNDSLASFVEIVLKLTANDNSKNKISPMDFHEALNILIKDEYLRGDNNKEISLTISNLYDARGLKAKYLFILGANNDFINRKPDTFFISNKLRESINNKYKKYVLSSQNLLSDISYALFLNIISSCYDNGIVYFSFRLKDKDGNLEIPFFYIEDLFLELGNEDFKFDTLKENGLIFRENYIPKGNNIHSEKENTISLFFYKENYEYPNDISFDKNIKNIVNLVYNKNEESVYTNPQNFISILKEDLSNTISVSKIKEIMECPIKYIYNRLFERDSIDSLIMGINRMDKGTIYHKIFENFYNKIKEKFNNNCKLKEDKFNSYKNIASETIEEYFNKKEIKIYNEADKEVMIEEINNVMNSFIKYEIDLSKNSDYIPNNFEEKINEFKVYSYNNHNIKISGRIDRIDFSYSNDNKINGIRIVDYKANVYPKELKKYLSKLTMEEIINAYLQPILYLRYAIDEYIIKPNKSDNFNIDELVEKCEVVFAIYKEADIVNKEDYIIFDNKDILLTICGYKDGDFNLNDYFERIFKNIFEDKLIAVSGKEQCENCINYQNCEYSYKEE; encoded by the coding sequence ATGTCTAAATTAATTTTATTTCCAAACTCAAAATCAAGAGACTATTATTTATATAGCCGATATAATTATTATTCTCTCGATATAACAAATTACAAAACTTTATTTGAATTCTATAGAACGACAATCGATAAATTTTTTAAAAACTTTTCTATAAAAAATAATGTTTCTCGTTTGGAAGAATCGACTGCGATAATTAATATATACGAAGCTTTAATTGAATTTACAAATAAAAATAAAGATTCAATAATATCAAAACAAAATAAAAATTACGAACTCGCCGCTAATATTTATAATTTTATTGAAGAGATTACTTTTGCAAAAATTATAATCGGCAAAGATAATGAAGATTTGGATTTAAATAATAATTTGGAAGATATAAAAAAAATAGTTTCTATTTATAAATCAAATAACAAAGCAAAAAATTTATTTGACGATAACGATATTTTTGAACTATTTATAAACTCTATAAATAAAAAAGAAATATACGATTTTAAAGAATATGAGGAAATAGAAATTTATAATTTTGAAAGCGTGCCTTTAAGATATTCAATATTTTTGGAGGCGATAAATAAAAATTATAATATCAATATAAAAGCTTTTATGCCATATAATATTGATAAAATTTTTTCTAATTATAAAGACTTCTATCAAGGAATAAATAATTTTGAATATTCTAATATATCAGATTTCTCAAAAACCTTAATTAATAAAAATAATAAAGAAGATTTAAATAAATATAAAGAACAGATAAAATTAATAGCTGGATTTGGAATCAATCAAGAAATCGACACGGTAATAGACGAAGTTATAAAACTTAAAAATTCTAATATTCCTTTAAGCGATATCGCTTTAATTTTTTCCGACACTCAAAAATATAGAGAAGCTGTAGCAAGAAGATTGAAAGAATGCAATATAAAATTTAATCAAAGAAGAGGAAATTTTATTTGGAGAATGCCTCTTATTCCCGTTTTAACTTCGATATTTTTTATAATAGAGAGAGGAAAAGAAATAGATATTGACGCTTTAATAAAATTATTATCTTCGCCTTATTTAACAAATATAGACGGAATAAATCCTTATAATATAAGAGAATTATTATATTCAAAAGATTTTAGAATATTTAAAAAAATGCCTTTAAGCGATTTTTTATATAATATTGAAAATAATAAAGAACATAAAGAAATTTCAAATTCAATAATAAAATTAATAGAATTATTAAAAAAACTTATGTCTTCAGATACTTATTCTAAAATAGGTTCGGCTTATATTGAAATATTAAAATTTTTAAAAATCGATTTGATATTTGAAGAAAATATAGAAGAAGAAAAATATTATAATTCCGTTTATATAAAAAAAGACGAGATTTTTTACAGAGATAACGATTCTTTGGCGTCTTTTGTAGAAATTGTTTTAAAACTTACGGCTAATGATAATTCTAAAAATAAAATTTCGCCTATGGATTTTCATGAAGCTTTAAATATTTTAATAAAAGACGAATATTTAAGAGGCGACAATAATAAAGAAATTTCTTTAACTATAAGCAATTTATACGATGCGAGAGGACTAAAAGCAAAATATTTATTTATACTTGGAGCGAATAACGATTTTATAAATAGAAAACCCGACACATTTTTTATAAGCAATAAATTAAGAGAATCTATAAATAATAAATATAAAAAATATGTTTTAAGCTCTCAAAATTTATTAAGCGATATTTCTTACGCGTTATTTTTAAATATTATTTCGTCATGCTACGATAACGGAATAGTTTATTTTTCTTTCAGATTAAAAGATAAAGACGGAAATTTGGAAATTCCTTTTTTCTATATAGAAGATTTATTTTTAGAACTTGGAAACGAAGATTTTAAATTCGACACTTTAAAAGAAAACGGTTTAATATTTAGAGAAAATTATATTCCGAAAGGAAATAATATTCATTCTGAAAAAGAAAATACAATAAGTCTGTTTTTTTATAAAGAAAATTACGAATATCCAAACGATATTAGTTTTGATAAAAATATTAAAAATATAGTTAATTTAGTTTATAATAAAAATGAAGAAAGCGTTTATACAAATCCTCAAAATTTTATTTCAATATTGAAAGAAGATTTATCAAATACAATTTCTGTAAGCAAAATAAAAGAGATAATGGAATGTCCGATAAAATATATTTATAATAGATTATTTGAAAGAGATTCTATAGATTCTTTAATTATGGGAATAAATAGAATGGATAAAGGAACAATTTACCATAAGATTTTTGAAAATTTTTACAATAAAATAAAAGAAAAATTTAATAATAATTGTAAATTGAAAGAAGATAAATTTAATTCTTATAAAAATATTGCAAGCGAAACTATAGAAGAATATTTTAACAAAAAAGAAATTAAAATTTATAACGAAGCCGATAAAGAAGTTATGATTGAAGAAATTAATAATGTTATGAATTCTTTTATAAAATACGAAATTGATTTATCTAAAAATAGCGATTATATTCCGAATAATTTTGAAGAAAAAATAAACGAGTTTAAAGTATATTCTTACAATAATCATAATATAAAGATAAGCGGAAGAATCGACAGAATAGATTTTAGTTATTCAAACGATAATAAAATAAACGGAATAAGAATAGTCGATTATAAGGCAAATGTTTATCCGAAAGAATTAAAAAAATATTTATCGAAATTGACTATGGAAGAAATTATAAACGCGTATTTACAACCGATTTTATATTTAAGATACGCTATAGACGAATATATAATAAAACCTAATAAAAGCGATAATTTTAATATAGACGAATTGGTTGAAAAATGCGAAGTTGTATTTGCAATTTATAAAGAAGCGGATATTGTAAATAAAGAAGATTATATTATATTTGACAATAAAGATATTCTTTTAACAATTTGCGGTTATAAAGACGGAGATTTTAATTTAAACGATTATTTTGAGAGAATATTTAAAAATATTTTTGAAGATAAATTAATCGCCGTTTCGGGAAAAGAGCAATGCGAAAATTGTATAAATTATCAAAATTGCGAATATTCTTATAAAGAAGAATAA
- a CDS encoding FkbM family methyltransferase — MTEKTINNIVWWIPFRKLRDSVREVLYSIKDIQYHVENIDSDNTLKDIRKVITKKYSNENYLYSCKLGGIDFKFYDFIFSTAVNCICNEIDDYNFDSIDFKDGDVVIDIGGNIGMVSIYLAKKYPFLKIYAFEPVKQNYENFLKNIELNNINEDIIKVFNLAITKDRRDVILTSPFNNSGASNIYNNFRGSGNIISNNDISIKSITFDDIFANNNISKCKLLKIDCEGAEYEILYSANVENLKNCEYMRGEFHKFYGENSKREDLYNYCSKYIKNIDVMYNSDN; from the coding sequence ATGACTGAAAAAACTATAAACAATATTGTATGGTGGATACCATTTAGAAAATTAAGAGATAGCGTTAGAGAAGTTTTATATTCAATAAAAGATATTCAATATCATGTAGAAAATATTGATAGCGATAATACATTAAAAGATATTCGTAAAGTTATAACAAAAAAATATTCTAATGAAAACTATTTATATTCATGTAAATTAGGCGGAATAGATTTTAAATTTTATGATTTTATATTTTCAACGGCTGTTAACTGTATTTGTAATGAAATAGATGACTATAATTTTGATTCTATAGATTTTAAAGATGGCGATGTAGTTATAGATATAGGCGGAAATATTGGAATGGTTTCTATATATCTTGCTAAAAAATATCCTTTTCTAAAAATATACGCGTTTGAACCCGTTAAACAAAATTACGAAAATTTTCTAAAGAATATAGAATTAAATAATATAAATGAAGATATAATAAAAGTTTTTAATTTGGCTATAACAAAAGATAGAAGAGATGTAATTTTAACTTCGCCTTTTAATAATAGCGGAGCAAGTAATATATATAATAACTTTCGTGGCAGCGGTAATATAATTTCAAATAATGATATAAGTATAAAATCTATAACCTTTGACGATATATTTGCCAATAATAATATTTCAAAATGCAAATTATTAAAAATAGATTGCGAAGGAGCAGAATACGAAATTCTATATAGCGCTAATGTAGAAAATCTAAAAAATTGCGAATATATGCGCGGCGAATTTCATAAATTCTATGGAGAAAATTCCAAGAGAGAAGATTTATATAATTATTGTAGCAAATATATAAAGAATATTGATGTAATGTATAACTCGGATAATTAA
- a CDS encoding DUF2905 domain-containing protein translates to MNNYFAKLLIAVGIIVVIVGVLMLLNIKIPFGKFPGDIVIKKENFTFAFPIVTCIIASIVLSFVMWIISKF, encoded by the coding sequence ATGAATAATTATTTTGCAAAATTATTGATAGCGGTTGGAATAATCGTAGTTATTGTAGGCGTATTGATGCTTTTAAATATAAAAATTCCTTTTGGAAAATTTCCAGGCGATATTGTAATTAAAAAAGAAAATTTTACTTTCGCCTTTCCAATAGTCACATGCATAATAGCGAGCATTGTTTTATCTTTTGTAATGTGGATTATATCTAAATTTTAA
- a CDS encoding potassium channel family protein, with translation MLQYAVIGVGTLGKALINRLMGKPSVEVLAIDSDINEIEAIKNNVTQAIRLDSTQKEALESIEINKFDAVIVTIGEDMMTSILTSLILKELNVKNIIARYSDEKHKAILSMIGVTHLVSPEESMGIHIAEQLEVGDSLLLYDLTEYHSIVEFPVHSGLSGKNLKELDLRKKYKINVVAIKKEAISILGEKKITVDCTPDPDESLIEGDILVIAGHDKDIEKLNKRMSE, from the coding sequence ATGTTGCAATATGCCGTTATAGGAGTTGGCACATTAGGTAAAGCTTTAATAAATAGACTTATGGGCAAACCTTCCGTTGAAGTTTTGGCGATAGATAGCGATATTAACGAAATTGAAGCTATAAAAAATAATGTCACTCAAGCTATAAGATTGGATTCCACTCAAAAAGAAGCTTTGGAATCTATAGAGATAAATAAATTTGACGCTGTTATAGTTACTATTGGCGAAGATATGATGACAAGCATTTTGACTTCTCTTATATTAAAAGAATTAAATGTAAAAAATATAATCGCTCGATATTCTGACGAAAAACATAAAGCGATATTAAGTATGATTGGAGTCACTCATTTGGTTAGCCCTGAAGAATCAATGGGAATTCATATAGCCGAACAGCTTGAAGTTGGCGACTCTTTACTTTTATACGATTTAACAGAATATCATTCAATCGTAGAATTTCCCGTTCATTCGGGGCTTTCGGGAAAAAATTTAAAAGAATTGGATTTAAGAAAAAAATATAAAATAAATGTCGTGGCAATTAAAAAAGAAGCTATAAGCATTTTAGGAGAGAAAAAAATAACGGTTGATTGCACTCCCGACCCTGACGAATCTTTAATTGAAGGCGATATTTTAGTAATCGCGGGGCATGACAAAGATATTGAAAAATTAAATAAAAGGATGTCCGAATAA
- a CDS encoding M15 family metallopeptidase → MAILKYILIIIAILLVFAFLSFIIKFTSKRLTIFASVIAITILSILSILIVYMNYTVNISSKIKVSAKEKELKEEKKRIRNNIIIRPGAVELISLHLSYSNRISVPIIKNRELGFYLDNTWFNWADGKLLKDEDMPNRDEYINFGFYSYSLDGLPKLPEASEEMTREFEDSFKRRINSRRTINDEFLNTLYDGNTSRNIFNNIMTMSVLGYRTQVHEFIQKPLSNANAEVFAVAQTNEEVKKFLSSLKTVSGYVWKMISKSSSKSYHSYGAAFDTLPRRNGGKQIYWAWTRVNNKNWYAVPYEDRWHPPEDVIKIFEKHGFIWGGKWNNYDTIHFEYRPELIIYNRIKDDENAIYDLIEKYGLY, encoded by the coding sequence ATGGCTATTTTAAAATATATTTTAATAATTATAGCGATTCTTTTAGTATTTGCTTTTTTAAGTTTTATAATAAAATTCACTTCAAAGAGGTTAACAATATTCGCTTCGGTAATTGCAATAACAATTTTATCTATATTATCAATCTTAATAGTATATATGAATTATACGGTTAATATTTCTTCAAAAATAAAAGTATCGGCAAAAGAAAAAGAATTAAAAGAAGAGAAAAAAAGAATAAGAAATAATATTATAATTCGTCCTGGAGCTGTAGAATTAATTTCTTTGCATTTAAGTTATTCAAATAGAATTTCCGTTCCTATAATAAAAAATAGAGAATTGGGTTTTTATTTAGATAATACTTGGTTTAATTGGGCGGATGGAAAATTATTAAAAGACGAAGATATGCCAAATAGAGACGAATATATCAATTTCGGATTTTATTCCTATTCTTTAGACGGACTTCCAAAATTGCCCGAAGCAAGCGAAGAGATGACGAGAGAGTTTGAAGATTCATTTAAAAGAAGAATTAATAGCAGAAGAACTATTAACGATGAATTTTTAAATACTTTATACGATGGAAACACTTCAAGAAATATATTTAATAATATTATGACTATGAGCGTATTGGGTTATAGAACGCAGGTTCATGAATTTATTCAAAAACCTTTATCAAATGCAAATGCCGAAGTATTCGCCGTAGCTCAAACCAACGAAGAAGTGAAAAAATTTTTATCGTCTTTAAAAACCGTAAGCGGTTATGTATGGAAAATGATTTCAAAAAGTTCAAGTAAAAGCTATCATAGTTATGGAGCGGCTTTTGACACTTTGCCAAGAAGAAATGGCGGAAAACAAATATATTGGGCTTGGACAAGAGTTAATAATAAAAATTGGTATGCAGTTCCTTATGAAGATAGATGGCATCCTCCCGAAGATGTTATTAAAATTTTTGAAAAGCATGGATTTATTTGGGGCGGAAAATGGAATAATTACGACACAATTCATTTTGAATATCGTCCTGAACTCATAATTTATAATAGAATTAAAGACGATGAAAATGCCATTTATGATTTGATAGAAAAATACGGTTTATATTAA
- a CDS encoding tetratricopeptide repeat protein encodes MKSANVKKINFAILILFPVIMLIFLVICNLYSINLNNNITKELNSFTNSLSSNIEGKYLEMISLYFGEQLKNNEKAEEITNLAKEQIRLGINPNFSTLKFSINRLIGNSLLRVTYVALFLLILMFALILFLNYTNNSLNTNPASISNDAPIDNDINKNEIIEENNKKRERENKNLVATNSSILKKQEEKKLEEIESMYRDLVIAIKNSNDEKALEILENIFSIDEKNYLALNGAGILYTRMYSKNNKSLYFRKADKYYESAISIYDNKDILNNKAVLYSTRYGIDKSDYDYNTALTIFDNMIYSSNNSDFILLNNRATIYLAKYNITGNNELFENALKDYEEIIKLDNRNVYALNNRSSLYFNKYKKTNDNEYFEKSIQDCSSAFKIDANEALKNDEGPIYIYKY; translated from the coding sequence ATGAAAAGCGCAAATGTAAAGAAAATCAATTTCGCCATACTTATATTGTTCCCAGTAATAATGCTTATATTTTTAGTAATATGCAATCTCTATAGCATAAATTTAAATAATAATATAACTAAAGAACTTAACTCTTTTACAAATTCTCTATCTTCAAATATTGAAGGCAAATATTTGGAAATGATTTCTTTGTATTTTGGAGAACAATTAAAAAATAACGAAAAAGCCGAAGAGATTACAAATTTGGCAAAAGAGCAAATTAGACTAGGAATAAATCCGAATTTCAGCACGCTTAAATTTTCCATAAACAGATTAATTGGAAATAGTTTATTGAGAGTCACTTATGTCGCTTTATTTCTCTTAATTTTAATGTTCGCTTTAATATTATTTCTAAATTATACGAATAATAGTTTAAATACTAATCCCGCATCTATTTCAAATGACGCTCCTATAGATAACGATATAAATAAAAATGAAATTATAGAAGAAAATAATAAAAAGAGAGAAAGAGAAAATAAAAATTTAGTCGCTACTAATTCTAGCATATTAAAAAAACAGGAAGAGAAAAAACTTGAAGAAATAGAAAGTATGTATCGAGATTTGGTAATCGCTATAAAAAATTCTAACGATGAAAAAGCTTTGGAAATATTAGAAAATATTTTTAGCATAGACGAAAAAAATTATTTGGCTTTAAATGGAGCGGGAATATTATATACGAGAATGTATAGCAAAAATAATAAGAGTTTATATTTTAGAAAGGCTGATAAATATTACGAATCGGCTATATCGATTTACGACAATAAAGATATTTTGAATAATAAAGCCGTTTTGTATTCTACAAGATATGGAATAGATAAATCGGATTACGATTATAATACGGCTTTAACAATATTTGACAATATGATTTATTCAAGCAATAATTCCGACTTTATTTTATTAAATAATAGAGCGACTATTTATTTGGCAAAATATAATATAACGGGAAATAACGAATTATTTGAAAATGCATTAAAAGATTATGAGGAAATAATAAAATTAGATAATCGAAATGTTTACGCTTTGAATAATAGAAGTTCTTTGTATTTTAATAAATATAAGAAAACGAACGATAACGAATATTTTGAAAAGTCAATACAAGATTGCAGTTCGGCTTTCAAGATAGACGCAAACGAAGCTTTAAAAAATGACGAAGGTCCTATATATATATATAAATATTAA
- a CDS encoding arginine--tRNA ligase — protein sequence MLKKFISNIIEKSLDNYLKNLNINIENNNIEIGYSADDKFGDYASPIGMRLAKILKKNPMEIADGIIKNIENNKYFDKIEVAKPGFINMTLSKEFINEKINDLLKYENYGKNIINENEKKKILIEYISANPTGPLHIGHGRWAAIGSALSNMLKFVGHEVYQEFYVNDAGEQIAKLNQSVQAVKEGKEIPEDGYHGDYIKDIAKQNGIPKDIILESQKKLLKRFGVEMDNYALESKIRENGELEKTIDFLEKEGLLFEEDNAVWFRSVKFGDDKDRVIKKSNGLYTYFAPDIAYHKNKIDRGYKYLIDILGADHHGYVPRITAAVRAVSGDTATLKVILGQMVRLYRGNELIRMSKRTGDMISLEEVIDEIGVDSTRYFLLMRSYSSSLDFDLELAKKKDNDNPVYYVQYAYARICNIFFKLEEKNLSYDKNKSFDINNISNESSLKLAKIILRFKDEIYESSKSLEVYALLNYTYEIASALHKFYYDNIVLEENESIRQERLTLVKAVKKILGICFDIIGISKVERMW from the coding sequence ATGCTAAAAAAATTTATTTCAAATATAATTGAAAAATCGCTTGATAATTATTTAAAAAATTTAAATATCAATATTGAAAATAATAATATAGAAATCGGTTATTCGGCTGACGATAAATTCGGCGATTATGCAAGCCCTATAGGAATGAGACTTGCAAAAATATTAAAGAAAAATCCAATGGAAATCGCGGATGGAATAATAAAAAATATAGAAAATAATAAATATTTCGATAAAATCGAAGTTGCAAAACCAGGTTTTATAAATATGACTTTGTCGAAAGAATTTATAAACGAAAAAATTAACGATTTATTGAAATACGAAAATTACGGAAAAAATATTATTAACGAAAATGAAAAAAAGAAAATTCTAATAGAATATATAAGCGCAAATCCGACTGGTCCTCTTCATATCGGGCATGGAAGATGGGCGGCGATTGGAAGCGCGTTATCAAATATGCTTAAATTCGTAGGGCATGAAGTTTATCAAGAATTTTATGTTAATGATGCAGGCGAGCAGATAGCGAAATTAAATCAAAGCGTTCAAGCGGTTAAGGAAGGCAAAGAGATACCAGAAGACGGTTATCATGGCGATTATATAAAAGATATTGCAAAACAAAATGGAATTCCTAAAGATATAATTTTAGAAAGTCAGAAAAAACTTTTGAAAAGATTCGGCGTAGAAATGGATAACTATGCATTGGAATCAAAAATAAGAGAAAATGGAGAGCTTGAAAAAACTATTGACTTTTTAGAAAAAGAAGGACTTTTATTTGAAGAAGATAACGCGGTTTGGTTTAGAAGCGTAAAATTCGGAGACGATAAAGACAGAGTAATTAAAAAAAGCAACGGATTATACACTTACTTTGCTCCCGATATTGCATATCATAAAAATAAAATCGACAGAGGTTATAAATATTTAATAGACATTTTGGGCGCTGACCATCATGGATATGTTCCGAGAATTACGGCGGCGGTTCGGGCGGTTTCGGGCGATACGGCGACTTTAAAAGTAATATTGGGACAAATGGTTAGATTATATAGAGGAAATGAGCTTATAAGAATGAGCAAGAGAACGGGAGATATGATAAGTTTAGAAGAGGTTATTGACGAGATTGGAGTAGATTCTACAAGATATTTTTTACTTATGCGTTCTTATTCGAGTTCGCTTGATTTTGATTTGGAACTTGCAAAAAAGAAAGACAACGATAATCCCGTTTATTATGTTCAATACGCTTACGCGAGAATTTGCAATATATTTTTCAAACTTGAAGAAAAAAATTTAAGCTATGATAAAAATAAATCTTTCGATATAAATAATATTTCAAACGAAAGCTCTTTAAAACTTGCAAAAATAATTTTAAGATTTAAAGACGAAATTTACGAATCTTCAAAATCTTTGGAAGTTTACGCTTTGCTTAATTATACTTACGAAATTGCAAGCGCATTGCATAAATTTTATTACGATAATATAGTTTTAGAAGAAAACGAATCGATTAGGCAAGAAAGATTAACTTTAGTAAAAGCGGTAAAAAAAATTTTAGGAATATGTTTTGATATCATAGGAATTTCTAAAGTGGAAAGAATGTGGTAA
- a CDS encoding demethoxyubiquinone hydroxylase family protein: protein MPSFANPFNANVQRKVSKEELIQAIRLDIAGELEAIYLYDAHVMATDDAVAKAVLSDIRDEEKAHVGELMALLRHLDPKEAEHFESGELEVKELMEELGIKEPELSGLTVGSLKNK, encoded by the coding sequence ATGCCAAGTTTTGCAAATCCTTTTAACGCTAATGTTCAAAGAAAGGTGAGTAAGGAAGAGTTGATTCAGGCTATAAGATTAGATATAGCGGGAGAGTTGGAAGCGATTTATTTATATGACGCTCATGTTATGGCTACGGACGATGCCGTTGCAAAAGCGGTTTTAAGTGATATAAGAGACGAAGAAAAAGCGCATGTTGGAGAGTTAATGGCTCTTTTGAGACATTTGGACCCTAAAGAAGCGGAACATTTTGAATCGGGAGAATTGGAAGTTAAAGAATTAATGGAAGAGCTTGGAATAAAAGAACCTGAATTATCGGGACTTACTGTTGGAAGCTTAAAAAATAAATAA
- a CDS encoding family 1 encapsulin nanocompartment shell protein, which yields MDYLARESSPFENDFWRNIDKTVIETASRTLIGRRFLNIYGPLGSGTISVQYDKNNREEVFENGIVKTSGRKSVELPQLYEDFTLLWRDIENNEKNKLPLDLSVVSSAAQNLANIEDNLIFYGNEFLSVEGILNAKGSQKLKLSDWGVGENPYKDIVKAINMITEKGIVGKITLCLNRGLYFDLQRIQQGTGMTEAQRISSMIGNLFNVSVIKDKKAAVICAESQYIDLAIGIDMATAYLEQKDLNHSFRIMETVLPRIKEPNAIVVLE from the coding sequence ATGGATTATTTGGCAAGAGAAAGTTCGCCTTTTGAAAATGATTTTTGGAGAAATATTGATAAAACCGTTATAGAAACGGCAAGCAGAACTTTAATCGGAAGAAGATTTTTAAATATTTACGGACCTTTAGGCTCGGGAACTATAAGCGTTCAATACGATAAAAATAATAGAGAAGAAGTATTTGAAAACGGAATAGTTAAAACTTCGGGCAGAAAATCTGTAGAACTTCCGCAATTATACGAGGATTTTACTCTTTTATGGAGAGATATTGAAAATAATGAAAAAAATAAATTGCCTTTAGATTTATCGGTAGTATCTTCCGCCGCTCAAAATTTGGCAAATATAGAAGACAATCTAATATTTTACGGAAACGAATTTTTAAGCGTTGAAGGAATATTAAACGCTAAAGGAAGTCAAAAATTAAAATTAAGCGATTGGGGAGTTGGAGAAAATCCTTATAAAGATATAGTTAAAGCTATTAATATGATTACAGAAAAAGGTATTGTAGGAAAAATAACCTTATGTTTAAACAGAGGTTTATATTTCGATTTGCAAAGAATTCAGCAAGGAACGGGAATGACGGAAGCTCAAAGAATTTCAAGTATGATTGGAAATTTATTCAATGTTTCGGTTATTAAAGATAAAAAAGCCGCCGTAATTTGCGCCGAATCTCAATATATAGATTTAGCTATCGGAATAGATATGGCAACGGCTTATTTGGAACAGAAAGATTTAAATCATAGCTTTAGAATAATGGAAACAGTTTTACCAAGAATAAAAGAGCCTAACGCTATAGTCGTTTTGGAATAA
- the coaD gene encoding pantetheine-phosphate adenylyltransferase yields the protein MKNSKVIFPGTFDPFSLGHLDVLYRLANIFEKVYISIAINLEKSPTFTLEERKKMIEKVIGNNDSIEIVAISGLVTEYMKNNQIKVLARGIRDSEDLYYELKMSRMNKLLYPEMDTIFLNTSENYTHISSSLIKEILKFNGPIEGLVPEILIEDIKSKFIKK from the coding sequence ATGAAAAATAGTAAAGTAATATTTCCTGGAACTTTCGACCCTTTTTCTTTAGGGCATTTGGATGTGCTTTATCGTTTGGCAAATATTTTTGAAAAAGTTTATATTTCTATAGCGATTAATTTGGAAAAATCCCCGACTTTTACTTTGGAAGAGCGAAAAAAAATGATAGAAAAAGTCATTGGAAATAACGATTCTATAGAAATTGTCGCAATATCGGGACTTGTTACGGAATATATGAAGAATAATCAAATTAAAGTTTTGGCAAGAGGAATAAGAGATAGCGAAGATTTATATTATGAATTAAAAATGTCAAGAATGAATAAATTATTATATCCCGAAATGGATACGATATTTTTGAATACTTCAGAAAATTATACTCATATAAGTTCTTCTTTAATAAAAGAAATTCTTAAATTCAACGGTCCGATTGAAGGATTAGTTCCCGAAATTTTAATTGAAGATATAAAATCAAAATTTATAAAGAAATAA